The following are encoded together in the Candidatus Bandiella woodruffii genome:
- the rplF gene encoding 50S ribosomal protein L6: MSKIGKQHIAISDGVQVLLNRPDLTIKGPKGELSIKMFDSINLEVKDGKIVLAPKQADKKERAVWGLARALINNMVTGVVTGFTKKLEINGVGYRAAVDGDLLILTLGYSHEIIYPIPQKVQIECPKNTLITVTGCDKQLVGQVCADIRSLRKPEPYKGKGIKYENEVIIRKEGKKK; this comes from the coding sequence ATGTCAAAAATTGGAAAGCAGCATATAGCAATATCAGACGGAGTACAGGTTCTTCTTAATCGTCCTGATTTAACTATAAAAGGACCAAAAGGTGAACTTAGTATTAAGATGTTCGATTCCATAAATTTGGAAGTGAAAGATGGCAAGATAGTTCTTGCTCCAAAACAAGCGGATAAGAAAGAGAGGGCTGTATGGGGATTGGCACGTGCTTTGATAAATAACATGGTCACAGGTGTGGTAACTGGATTTACAAAAAAGTTAGAGATAAATGGGGTTGGATACAGAGCCGCTGTAGACGGTGACTTGTTGATACTGACTTTAGGTTATAGCCATGAGATTATTTACCCTATTCCTCAGAAAGTACAAATAGAATGTCCAAAAAATACTTTGATTACTGTGACTGGTTGCGATAAGCAGTTGGTTGGTCAAGTGTGTGCTGATATCAGAAGCTTAAGAAAACCAGAGCCTTATAAAGGCAAAGGAATTAAGTACGAGAATGAAGTGATAATAAGGAAAGAAGGTAAGAAAAAATAA
- the rpsH gene encoding 30S ribosomal protein S8, protein MSQTHLLSDTIARIRNAQLVKKEYTVVYYSKKIESVLKVLLREGYISKIETFEERKGVLKIKVYLKYEGKDGVPVISEMKIISKPGKKVFRPYRELTKVYNGLGIIILSTSKGIITDNEARDIKAGGEVLCSIF, encoded by the coding sequence ATGTCGCAAACGCATTTACTGTCAGATACGATAGCAAGAATTAGAAACGCTCAGTTGGTAAAAAAAGAATATACGGTTGTTTATTATTCAAAGAAGATAGAGAGTGTTCTGAAAGTTTTATTAAGAGAGGGATATATCTCAAAAATAGAGACTTTCGAAGAAAGAAAAGGAGTTTTGAAAATTAAGGTCTACCTAAAATACGAAGGTAAAGACGGTGTTCCGGTGATCAGTGAGATGAAAATTATCTCAAAGCCGGGCAAAAAAGTGTTTAGACCTTATAGAGAGTTAACCAAGGTGTATAATGGTCTTGGGATTATTATATTGTCTACTTCCAAAGGTATCATTACGGATAACGAAGCCAGGGATATCAAGGCTGGTGGAGAAGTTTTATGTAGTATTTTTTAA
- the rpsN gene encoding 30S ribosomal protein S14 yields MAKTSTIQKNLHRIELYEKFKNKRDALKSIRNDKTVTLEERFEAQASLSKLPRNSAKNRIRNRCLLSGRGKGVYRKFQLSRIWLRKLASEGKLPGVIKASW; encoded by the coding sequence ATGGCTAAAACCAGTACAATACAAAAGAATTTACATAGAATTGAATTATACGAAAAGTTCAAGAATAAAAGAGATGCTCTCAAATCTATTCGTAATGATAAAACTGTTACTTTAGAGGAAAGGTTTGAAGCTCAAGCTTCTCTTAGTAAATTGCCTAGAAATAGTGCAAAAAACAGGATTAGGAATAGGTGTCTTTTGAGTGGGCGTGGAAAAGGAGTTTATAGAAAATTTCAGCTTTCCAGAATATGGCTTAGAAAGTTAGCTTCTGAGGGCAAACTGCCTGGGGTTATAAAAGCAAGTTGGTAA
- the rplE gene encoding 50S ribosomal protein L5 — protein sequence MNKARLHEHYDKVSVKLLQEKFNFQNLFQIPKLEKIIVNVSVKDAVSDTKVIDKVFDDLMLITGQKPVVTKAKKSIAGFKLRQGMKIGCKVTLRKRMMYEFLDRLVNIALPRVRDFKGLSSKQFDGRGNFSLGIKEQIVFPEIDYNKVDKIRGMNIVIVTSTDLNEEAKFLLETFNVPFFN from the coding sequence ATGAATAAAGCAAGGTTACATGAGCATTACGATAAAGTTAGTGTGAAGCTGTTACAAGAAAAATTTAATTTCCAAAATCTTTTTCAAATACCAAAGCTTGAAAAAATAATTGTGAATGTCTCTGTTAAAGATGCTGTGTCAGATACTAAAGTGATAGACAAGGTATTTGATGACTTAATGCTTATTACAGGGCAGAAACCTGTTGTTACAAAAGCAAAAAAATCTATAGCGGGCTTCAAGTTAAGACAGGGTATGAAAATTGGTTGTAAGGTCACTTTAAGAAAAAGGATGATGTATGAGTTTTTGGATAGGCTTGTAAACATTGCTTTGCCTAGAGTAAGAGATTTTAAGGGCCTTAGTTCAAAGCAATTTGATGGTAGGGGGAATTTTTCTCTTGGTATAAAAGAACAGATAGTTTTTCCGGAGATTGATTATAATAAGGTTGATAAAATTAGAGGAATGAATATAGTAATAGTCACATCTACTGACCTAAATGAGGAAGCGAAGTTTTTATTAGAAACTTTTAATGTTCCTTTTTTTAATTGA
- the rplX gene encoding 50S ribosomal protein L24, with amino-acid sequence MASKFKKNDKVQVIAGKDKGKVSTIIKVIPKDNMAVIEGVAVVKRHTKPNKLNPDGGIIEKEMPVNMSKIMHIDPKSDSITRIGFKMNDKGVKVRYSKKSGELIDK; translated from the coding sequence ATGGCTAGCAAGTTTAAAAAAAACGACAAAGTACAAGTTATAGCAGGTAAAGACAAGGGGAAAGTATCTACTATCATCAAGGTTATCCCAAAAGATAATATGGCTGTTATTGAAGGAGTTGCCGTTGTTAAAAGACATACTAAGCCAAATAAGTTAAATCCTGATGGTGGTATTATAGAAAAAGAAATGCCTGTTAATATGTCTAAAATCATGCATATTGATCCTAAAAGCGATTCTATAACGAGAATAGGTTTTAAGATGAATGATAAAGGAGTAAAAGTGCGCTACTCCAAAAAATCAGGTGAATTAATAGATAAATAG
- the rplN gene encoding 50S ribosomal protein L14, with translation MIQMGSILNVADNTGAKTVRCIKVLGGSHKMSAGIGDKIVVSIQESAVSDKVKSGEVFHAVIVRTRKEKRRKDAVVIRFFENAAVLLNKQGELVGTRIFGIIPRELRAKNYLKIISLAREVL, from the coding sequence ATGATACAAATGGGCAGTATATTAAATGTTGCGGACAATACAGGGGCTAAAACAGTCAGGTGTATTAAGGTTTTGGGTGGTAGTCACAAGATGTCTGCGGGGATTGGAGATAAGATAGTTGTTTCTATTCAAGAATCGGCTGTTTCAGATAAAGTTAAGTCTGGAGAAGTTTTTCACGCTGTTATCGTAAGAACAAGGAAGGAGAAAAGAAGAAAAGATGCTGTGGTAATCAGGTTTTTTGAGAACGCAGCTGTGCTGCTGAACAAGCAAGGTGAGTTGGTCGGTACCCGTATATTTGGTATCATTCCTAGAGAATTAAGAGCAAAAAATTATTTGAAAATAATATCATTAGCACGAGAGGTATTGTAG
- the rpsQ gene encoding 30S ribosomal protein S17: MSKKILEGVVINNKADKTVSVLVERKVMHKRYEKIIKKSKKYLAHDEENNFNIGDKVRIIESRPISKLKKWKVLFDN, encoded by the coding sequence ATGTCCAAAAAGATTTTAGAAGGTGTGGTTATAAACAATAAAGCTGATAAAACAGTGTCAGTTTTGGTTGAAAGAAAGGTTATGCATAAAAGATATGAAAAGATTATAAAGAAGAGTAAGAAGTATTTGGCGCATGATGAAGAAAATAATTTCAATATAGGCGATAAGGTTAGGATTATAGAAAGTAGACCTATATCCAAGTTGAAGAAGTGGAAAGTTTTGTTTGACAATTAA
- the rpmC gene encoding 50S ribosomal protein L29 produces the protein MKFKELEKLDKKTLQDELIKYKKESLNLRFQKVLGELTNTSRVKEVRKTIARIFTALNKQKQI, from the coding sequence ATGAAGTTTAAGGAGTTAGAGAAATTAGATAAAAAAACTTTACAAGACGAGTTAATAAAGTATAAAAAGGAAAGTTTGAATTTAAGGTTTCAGAAAGTATTGGGAGAATTGACTAATACTTCTCGGGTAAAAGAGGTTAGAAAAACTATTGCTAGGATTTTTACAGCGCTCAATAAACAGAAGCAAATTTAA
- the rplP gene encoding 50S ribosomal protein L16: MLHPKKTKFRKAFKGRIHGKAKGGFKIAFGKYALKALEPERIQEKQIEAARKAITRHLKRVGKLWIRIFPDVPVSRKPADVRMGRGKGSPEFWACRVKPGRILFELDSVTEEQAMGAFERASAKLPIKTKFVKNIEEVI, encoded by the coding sequence ATGCTGCATCCAAAGAAAACTAAATTTAGAAAAGCTTTTAAGGGTAGGATACACGGCAAAGCTAAAGGAGGATTCAAAATCGCATTTGGTAAATATGCTTTGAAAGCTCTTGAGCCTGAAAGGATCCAAGAAAAGCAAATTGAAGCTGCGAGAAAAGCGATTACAAGACACCTAAAAAGAGTTGGTAAGTTGTGGATCAGGATATTCCCTGATGTTCCAGTGAGCAGAAAACCAGCGGATGTTAGGATGGGTAGAGGAAAAGGCTCTCCAGAGTTTTGGGCTTGTAGGGTGAAGCCTGGTAGAATTTTGTTCGAATTGGATTCAGTTACAGAAGAGCAAGCTATGGGCGCATTTGAAAGGGCTTCTGCGAAGTTGCCGATTAAAACAAAGTTCGTTAAAAATATTGAAGAGGTAATCTAA
- the rpsC gene encoding 30S ribosomal protein S3, producing the protein MGQKVNPISFRLGVISTWDSSWYCNKGYAKKLHEDIKIRKMIFDKLSYAGVSKVSIERPANKIIINIHSSRPGVVIGKKGTDIAKIKDDISKITAGEVIINITEVKKAETEPLLIARSVAEQLEKRVSFRKAVKRAMTSSMKMGAKGVKISVSGRLGGAEIARTEWYREGRVPLHTLRAIVKYDYAEAHTIYGLIGVKVWVYQGDKLDNKKNITSVKNDAASKEN; encoded by the coding sequence ATGGGACAAAAGGTTAATCCAATAAGCTTTAGACTTGGTGTAATTTCTACTTGGGATTCTTCTTGGTATTGTAATAAAGGGTATGCGAAGAAGTTGCATGAAGACATTAAAATAAGGAAAATGATCTTCGATAAATTGAGTTATGCGGGGGTTAGTAAAGTTTCTATAGAGCGTCCTGCGAATAAGATTATAATAAATATACATTCTTCTAGGCCTGGTGTTGTTATAGGTAAAAAAGGTACTGACATTGCAAAAATCAAAGATGATATATCTAAGATTACTGCAGGTGAGGTGATTATAAATATTACGGAAGTTAAAAAGGCAGAAACTGAACCTTTGCTTATCGCTCGTTCCGTGGCAGAACAATTGGAGAAAAGGGTTTCTTTCAGAAAAGCTGTGAAGAGAGCTATGACGAGCTCTATGAAAATGGGAGCAAAAGGAGTTAAGATAAGTGTTTCTGGCCGTTTAGGTGGGGCTGAAATAGCTAGGACTGAGTGGTATAGAGAGGGCAGGGTGCCTTTGCATACTTTAAGAGCGATTGTAAAGTATGACTATGCTGAAGCTCACACTATTTACGGGCTTATAGGAGTGAAAGTTTGGGTTTATCAGGGAGATAAGCTAGATAATAAAAAAAATATTACGTCGGTAAAGAATGATGCTGCATCCAAAGAAAACTAA
- the rplV gene encoding 50S ribosomal protein L22 — MQVIAKDRMVKSSVQKLNIIADLIRRERVDAAMLQLEFCKRIASKTIKKVLKSAVANSQNNFGLDIDKLYVKEVRIGKSLTLKRSMVRARGRINRIIKPFSSVTIVLEEMEV; from the coding sequence ATGCAAGTTATAGCAAAAGATAGAATGGTTAAGTCAAGTGTTCAGAAGTTGAATATTATCGCAGACCTTATTAGAAGAGAGCGTGTTGATGCAGCGATGTTGCAGTTGGAGTTTTGTAAAAGAATAGCTTCTAAAACCATAAAAAAAGTTTTAAAATCGGCTGTTGCTAATTCGCAGAATAATTTCGGTTTGGATATTGATAAGTTGTATGTGAAAGAGGTTAGGATAGGTAAGTCTTTGACTTTAAAGCGTTCTATGGTAAGGGCTAGAGGAAGAATTAATAGGATTATAAAACCTTTTAGCAGTGTGACGATTGTATTAGAGGAAATGGAGGTATAA
- the rpsS gene encoding 30S ribosomal protein S19, with protein sequence MGNRSVWKGPFVEPKLLEKVNNAISGGKYTVVKTWSRSSTILPNFVGLTFSVYNGKKFVPVLVNEKMVGKKLGEFAPTRIFTGHGNNRK encoded by the coding sequence ATGGGTAATAGATCAGTTTGGAAAGGGCCGTTTGTAGAGCCTAAGTTGCTTGAGAAAGTAAATAATGCGATCTCTGGTGGCAAGTATACAGTAGTTAAGACGTGGTCCAGAAGTTCTACGATACTCCCAAATTTTGTTGGTCTGACTTTCTCTGTGTATAATGGCAAAAAGTTTGTTCCTGTGTTGGTAAACGAAAAAATGGTTGGTAAAAAATTAGGAGAATTTGCTCCGACAAGGATTTTTACGGGCCATGGAAATAATAGAAAATAA
- the rplB gene encoding 50S ribosomal protein L2, with the protein MALIKYNPITPSQRQLVLVNKSHLWKGKPKKELLDVNHSKGGRNNLGRTTVWGKSKGVKKRYRIVDFRRSKELAAIVERIEYDPNRSAHIALIKYEDGEYSYIIAPDGVKPGDELMSSANAEIKVGNCLPLKNIPVGTSVHNVELKPLKGGQIARSAGTSVTIVNKDVGKVSIKLRSGEVRIVEGDCKATIGVISNADNKNIKFGKAGRKRWLGCRPKVRGVAMNPVDHPHGGGEGKTSGGRHPVTPWGKPTKGFKTRNNKRTDKFIVKSRHKRNK; encoded by the coding sequence ATGGCGTTAATTAAGTATAATCCTATTACTCCGTCCCAAAGGCAATTAGTTTTGGTGAACAAAAGTCACCTTTGGAAAGGTAAGCCAAAGAAAGAGCTGCTTGATGTAAACCACAGCAAGGGTGGGCGGAATAATCTTGGTAGAACAACAGTTTGGGGTAAATCCAAGGGTGTTAAGAAAAGATATAGAATCGTTGACTTTAGAAGGTCAAAGGAATTGGCTGCTATCGTTGAGAGGATTGAGTATGATCCTAATAGGTCGGCTCATATTGCTTTGATCAAATATGAAGACGGTGAGTACTCTTATATCATAGCCCCGGATGGAGTAAAGCCAGGGGACGAGCTTATGTCTTCTGCTAATGCTGAGATTAAAGTTGGTAACTGCCTTCCTTTGAAAAATATCCCGGTTGGTACGTCTGTGCATAACGTTGAATTGAAGCCTTTAAAAGGTGGCCAAATTGCTAGATCAGCTGGGACAAGTGTTACAATTGTGAATAAAGATGTTGGCAAAGTTTCTATAAAATTGCGTTCAGGAGAGGTTAGAATTGTTGAGGGCGATTGTAAAGCTACCATAGGGGTGATTTCAAATGCTGATAATAAGAACATCAAGTTTGGTAAGGCTGGTAGAAAAAGATGGCTTGGGTGCAGACCTAAAGTTAGAGGTGTTGCCATGAACCCTGTTGATCATCCGCATGGTGGTGGTGAAGGTAAAACCTCTGGTGGTAGACATCCTGTTACGCCTTGGGGGAAGCCTACAAAAGGATTCAAAACCAGGAATAATAAAAGAACAGATAAATTTATAGTTAAAAGTAGACACAAAAGAAATAAATAA
- the rplW gene encoding 50S ribosomal protein L23: MMEFKSYDILRRPVLTEKSSDLEKQGKYVFVVAKDSDKVQIKKAVEKIFDVSVKSVNIINIPGKARVFKGKKGMKSGYKKAIVTTKNMQKIEFSKGI; encoded by the coding sequence ATGATGGAGTTTAAGTCGTACGACATTTTAAGAAGACCTGTCTTAACTGAAAAAAGTAGTGATTTAGAAAAGCAGGGTAAGTATGTTTTTGTTGTTGCTAAAGATAGTGATAAAGTCCAAATAAAAAAAGCTGTAGAGAAAATTTTCGATGTCTCTGTTAAAAGCGTGAACATAATAAATATTCCTGGTAAAGCTAGGGTTTTTAAGGGGAAAAAAGGTATGAAGAGTGGTTATAAGAAAGCTATTGTAACTACTAAAAATATGCAAAAAATTGAATTTTCTAAAGGTATCTAA
- the rplD gene encoding 50S ribosomal protein L4 has product MELEVLDFEKKPLRKVDASILNLQSIRHDLIHQIVVWQLAKKRSAIAHAKGVSEVSGSTRKIYKQKGTGRARHGSNRRVQFRGGGVIFGPTKDKVFDYKINKKVKKLGLLNALALKFKDKSISIHERFEIEDGKTKTFNNMYSNSDSKKMLFIDNEFDAGFLKSMRNRFDADVLPVMGLNVLDVIKHDKICFSEQAFNSVLERLR; this is encoded by the coding sequence ATGGAATTAGAAGTATTAGATTTTGAGAAAAAGCCATTAAGAAAGGTTGATGCTAGTATATTAAACTTGCAGAGCATTAGGCATGACTTGATACATCAGATAGTTGTGTGGCAATTGGCAAAAAAAAGGAGCGCCATTGCTCATGCAAAAGGAGTTTCTGAAGTGAGTGGTTCAACAAGGAAAATTTATAAGCAGAAAGGAACGGGAAGAGCGAGGCATGGCAGTAATAGAAGAGTTCAGTTTAGGGGTGGTGGAGTTATTTTTGGACCGACTAAGGATAAGGTTTTTGACTATAAGATTAATAAAAAAGTAAAGAAATTAGGACTTTTGAATGCTTTAGCATTGAAATTTAAAGATAAATCTATTAGTATACACGAGCGCTTCGAGATTGAAGATGGTAAAACTAAGACTTTTAACAATATGTATAGCAATAGCGATTCCAAGAAAATGTTGTTTATTGATAACGAGTTCGATGCTGGATTTTTAAAGTCTATGAGAAATAGGTTTGATGCAGATGTTCTGCCTGTTATGGGGCTGAATGTTTTGGATGTTATAAAGCATGATAAAATTTGTTTTTCTGAGCAGGCTTTTAATAGCGTTTTAGAGAGGTTGAGATGA
- the rplC gene encoding 50S ribosomal protein L3: protein MKLSRSGVIAKKIGMSQIYKENGEAVPVTIIRVEENVVLSIKNKAKHGYNAVQVASFDQKPQRLNRSIKGLFEKANVAPKAKIKEFIVAEKYLLEVGCKIGVDHFKKGQCVDITGTSIGKGYAGAMKRHNFRGLEASHGVSISHRSAGSTGQRQDPGRTFKGKKMAGRMGGKVVTTQNIEVVDIDQELNLLVVKGAVPGNKQGYIYIRDAIKKALSY, encoded by the coding sequence ATGAAATTAAGCAGAAGTGGTGTTATAGCAAAAAAGATAGGCATGTCTCAAATTTACAAAGAAAATGGAGAAGCTGTGCCTGTTACTATCATAAGAGTGGAAGAAAATGTGGTTCTTTCCATCAAAAATAAAGCTAAGCATGGTTATAATGCTGTTCAAGTTGCTTCTTTTGACCAAAAACCTCAGAGGCTAAATAGGAGTATAAAGGGATTATTCGAAAAAGCTAATGTGGCGCCTAAAGCTAAAATTAAAGAATTTATTGTTGCTGAAAAGTATTTGCTTGAAGTTGGATGTAAGATAGGCGTTGATCATTTTAAAAAAGGTCAATGTGTTGATATTACGGGAACTTCTATAGGTAAGGGGTATGCCGGTGCAATGAAGCGACATAATTTTAGAGGCTTGGAAGCCAGCCATGGTGTTTCTATTAGTCATAGATCAGCTGGTTCAACCGGGCAACGTCAAGATCCAGGTAGGACCTTTAAAGGAAAGAAAATGGCTGGTAGAATGGGTGGTAAGGTAGTTACTACGCAAAATATTGAGGTTGTTGACATAGATCAAGAGTTGAACTTATTGGTTGTCAAGGGTGCTGTGCCGGGTAACAAGCAGGGGTATATCTATATTAGAGATGCTATTAAAAAAGCATTGTCCTATTAA
- the rpsJ gene encoding 30S ribosomal protein S10, whose amino-acid sequence MDFQQTIKLKLRAFDHRILDKATGDIVDTISRIGARYKGPVPMPRKISRFTVNRSTHVDKKSREQFEIRDHSRLLIIEASPQTVDALMKLDISAGVDIQIKMKGVEK is encoded by the coding sequence ATGGATTTTCAACAAACAATAAAATTAAAACTTAGGGCGTTTGATCATAGGATTTTAGATAAAGCTACTGGTGATATAGTGGATACAATATCAAGAATAGGGGCGAGATATAAGGGCCCTGTTCCTATGCCGAGAAAAATTAGTAGATTCACGGTGAACAGATCTACTCACGTTGACAAAAAATCAAGAGAGCAGTTTGAAATCAGGGATCATTCTAGATTGTTGATAATAGAAGCGTCACCTCAAACCGTTGATGCTTTGATGAAATTGGATATATCTGCTGGTGTGGATATTCAAATCAAAATGAAAGGAGTGGAGAAATGA
- the tuf gene encoding elongation factor Tu, with protein MAEGKFERTKPHVNTGTIGHVDHGKTTLTAAITKYFSKKAVKYDEIDKAPEEKERGITINSAHVEYETEARHYAHVDCPGHADYVKNMITGAAQMDGAILVVSAVDGPMPQTREHILLAKQVGIKVLVVFLNKVDMVADEELLELVEIEIRELLTKYGFDGDNTVIVRGSALKALTEEGSDLGEKSIRELMKAVDEKIEMPARELDKPFLMSIEDVFSISGRGTVVTGRIEQGKIKVGEEIEIVGIRPSRKSVVTGVEMFKKELEQGMAGDNAGLLLRGVAKEEVERGQVLSKPGSITPHTRFKAEIYVLKKDEGGRHTPFFKNYRPQFYFRTTDVTGAVELKDGVEMVMPGDNTEIVVELIAPIAMDKGLKFAIREGGKTVGAGVVTEIIK; from the coding sequence ATGGCAGAAGGTAAATTCGAAAGAACCAAACCGCACGTAAACACAGGTACGATAGGACACGTTGACCATGGAAAAACAACTTTAACTGCTGCAATTACGAAGTATTTTAGTAAAAAAGCAGTTAAGTATGATGAGATAGACAAGGCTCCAGAAGAAAAAGAAAGGGGTATAACCATCAACTCTGCGCATGTGGAGTATGAAACTGAAGCAAGGCACTACGCACACGTGGATTGTCCTGGCCACGCCGATTATGTAAAAAACATGATCACAGGTGCGGCACAGATGGATGGTGCGATATTAGTTGTAAGCGCAGTTGACGGACCAATGCCACAAACAAGAGAGCATATCCTACTGGCAAAACAGGTTGGAATAAAAGTGTTGGTAGTGTTTTTAAATAAGGTCGACATGGTAGCTGACGAAGAATTGCTGGAGTTGGTTGAAATCGAAATAAGAGAGTTGTTAACCAAGTATGGATTTGATGGAGACAATACAGTAATAGTTAGGGGGTCTGCGTTAAAGGCATTAACTGAAGAAGGTAGTGATCTGGGTGAAAAATCAATAAGAGAGCTAATGAAGGCTGTTGATGAAAAAATAGAAATGCCTGCTAGGGAGTTAGACAAGCCGTTCTTGATGTCTATTGAAGATGTGTTTTCAATCTCAGGGAGGGGAACCGTGGTAACAGGAAGGATAGAACAAGGTAAAATTAAAGTGGGAGAAGAGATAGAGATAGTTGGAATAAGGCCTAGTCGTAAGAGTGTGGTCACAGGTGTGGAGATGTTTAAGAAAGAGTTGGAGCAAGGAATGGCAGGAGATAATGCCGGACTATTGCTTAGGGGTGTTGCGAAAGAAGAAGTGGAAAGAGGGCAAGTACTGTCGAAGCCTGGTAGCATAACACCGCACACAAGATTTAAGGCGGAGATATATGTGTTGAAAAAAGATGAAGGGGGAAGGCACACGCCGTTCTTCAAGAATTATAGGCCGCAGTTTTATTTTAGAACAACAGACGTTACAGGAGCTGTTGAGCTAAAAGACGGGGTGGAAATGGTAATGCCTGGGGACAACACGGAGATCGTGGTTGAATTGATAGCCCCAATTGCAATGGACAAAGGTTTGAAATTTGCGATCAGAGAAGGCGGCAAGACCGTTGGTGCTGGAGTTGTTACTGAAATTATTAAATAA